A genome region from Triticum aestivum cultivar Chinese Spring chromosome 2B, IWGSC CS RefSeq v2.1, whole genome shotgun sequence includes the following:
- the LOC123041561 gene encoding F-box/FBD/LRR-repeat protein At5g56420-like, with the protein MAAASNAGCILEVEQQEDRLSKLPDDILLSVLDRLDVRGAARSSILSRRWRHLPLAISRITLDVKRHKLKDDGSKSALSKKARTNLSVAEAARSLLARRDQRQAVRVLYLRFYLGDETMGIVRAVDDAMARGCSIGKATFVILGEKIDTRCTDEDLAGHAARFLSCLDACPRAFAGLTTLHVESVKLGQPDINNLLGTCGRLKSLSLLNCDSGRDTALVVQHPRIAVLKLVTCGTIQLRWLPELVKLTCECWLPSRDPLLFGHVPRFRTLVLATNCTSDYKILRLSELLDENATVRELWMGFDSERLWIQPEGPRQLAPRLSNLRILNLQKIPEECGITWTFFLLEAAPLLEELDD; encoded by the exons GAAGTGGAGCAGCAGGAAGACAGGCTTAGTAAGCTGCCGGATGATATTCTTCTGTCCGTTCTAGATCGTCTCGACGTACGAGGCGCCGCAAGAAGCAGCATCTTAAGCAGACGGTGGAGGCATCTCCCTCTCGCGATCAGTCGCATCACCTTAGACGTTAAGCGCCACAAGCTTAAAGACGACGGCTCCAAGTCCGCTCTGTCCAAGAAGGCTCGGACCAACCTGTCCGTGGCAGAAGCAGCAAGGAGCCTGTTGGCACGCAGGGACCAGCGGCAGGCCGTCCGCGTCCTCTACCTGCGATTCTACCTGGGAGACGAGACCATGGGCATCGTCCGCGCCGTCGACGACGCCATGGCGCGCGGCTGCAGCATCGGCAAGGCGACATTCGTGATCCTGGGCGAGAAGATCGACACCCGGTGCACGGACGAGGACCTCGCCGGCCACGCTGCGCGCTTCCTGTCCTGCCTGGACGCATGCCCCCGCGCGTTCGCCGGCCTCACGACGCTGCACGTGGAGAGCGTTAAGCTGGGGCAGCCGGACATCAACAACCTGCTCGGCACCTGCGGCAGGCTGAAAAGCCTCTCTCTGCTCAACTGCGATTCAGGCCGCGACACGGCCCTGGTCGTCCAACACCCGCGGATCGCGGTGCTGAAGCTCGTGACCTGTGGCACCATCCAACTGAGGTGGCTCCCGGAGCTGGTGAAGCTGACCTGTGAGTGCTGGCTTCCTTCACGAGATCCACTCTTGTTTGGCCACGTCCCGCGGTTTCGGACTCTAGTACTCGCTACTAACTGCACCAGTGACTACAAGATACTAAGGTTGAGCGAATTACTTGACGAGAATGCTACCGTCCGTGAACTGTGGATGGGCTTCGACTCCGAGAGG CTCTGGATTCAGCCGGAGGGCCCGAGGCAACTGGCTCCTCGACTAAGCAACTTGAGGATTCTGAATCTCCAGAAGATTCCTGAAGAATGCGGCATCACGTGGACATTCTTCCTGCTAGAGGCCGCACCTCTATTGGAGGAGCTCGACGATTGA